One Zootoca vivipara chromosome 9, rZooViv1.1, whole genome shotgun sequence DNA window includes the following coding sequences:
- the SPEF1 gene encoding sperm flagellar protein 1 isoform X2 — protein MANGELDEESLNDLYSWVDAIPLSRPKRNIARDFSDGVLVAEVVKFYFPKIVEMHNYAPANSTQQKLSNWGHLNRKVLSKLNFSIPEDMVRKIAQCTPGMVELVLIPLRQKIEEKQKQAKMSNSYQELGMRSTLEENNYLDTGFTSKPKPNSTQDSPALERGPKGHQSYTVPLQTDANLRLHLAEREQALLASQEMVQILQMKVRRLEHLLHLKNVRIDDLTRRLQQAEQRRK, from the exons atggccaacgggGAGCTGGACGAGGAGAGCCTGAACGACCTGTACAGCTGGGTCGATGCCATCCCACTTTCGCGCCCCAAGAGGAACATCGCCCGGGACTTCAGcgatggag TTTTGGTGGCTGAAGTGGTGAAGTTTTACTTTCCAAAAATAGTGGAAATGCACAACTACGCGCCAGCTAATTCTACGCAGCAGAAGCTCTCCAACTGGGGACACCTGAACAG GAAAGTTCTGAGCAAGCTTAACTTCTCCATCCCAGAAGACATGGTCCGGAAGATTGCCCAGTGCACCCCTGGGATGGTAGAGCTGGTGCTGATTCCCCTGAGACAGAAAATCGAGGAGAAACAAAAGCAGGCCAAGATGTCCAACTCCTATCAG GAGCTGGGAATGCGCTCGACCCTGGAGGAGAACAACTATCTGGATACAG GCTTCACTTCAAAGCCCAAACCCAACAGCACCCAGGACTCTCCTGCGTTGGAAAg GGGGCCCAAAGGACACCAGAGCTACACAGTGCCTCTGCAAACGGACGCCAATCTCCGACTCCACTTAGCAGAGAGGGAACAAGCCCTTCTGGCCTCGCAGGAGATGGTTCAG ATCCTTCAGATGAAGGTCCGCCGCTTGGAGCATCTCTTGCACCTGAAGAACGTCCGGATTGATGACCTCACCCGCCGCCTGCAGCAAGCGGAGCAGAGGCGGAAGTGA
- the SPEF1 gene encoding sperm flagellar protein 1 isoform X1: MANGELDEESLNDLYSWVDAIPLSRPKRNIARDFSDGVLVAEVVKFYFPKIVEMHNYAPANSTQQKLSNWGHLNRKVLSKLNFSIPEDMVRKIAQCTPGMVELVLIPLRQKIEEKQKQAKMSNSYQGHPPTAVGSCSLCSFPSPLPQELGMRSTLEENNYLDTGFTSKPKPNSTQDSPALERGPKGHQSYTVPLQTDANLRLHLAEREQALLASQEMVQILQMKVRRLEHLLHLKNVRIDDLTRRLQQAEQRRK; this comes from the exons atggccaacgggGAGCTGGACGAGGAGAGCCTGAACGACCTGTACAGCTGGGTCGATGCCATCCCACTTTCGCGCCCCAAGAGGAACATCGCCCGGGACTTCAGcgatggag TTTTGGTGGCTGAAGTGGTGAAGTTTTACTTTCCAAAAATAGTGGAAATGCACAACTACGCGCCAGCTAATTCTACGCAGCAGAAGCTCTCCAACTGGGGACACCTGAACAG GAAAGTTCTGAGCAAGCTTAACTTCTCCATCCCAGAAGACATGGTCCGGAAGATTGCCCAGTGCACCCCTGGGATGGTAGAGCTGGTGCTGATTCCCCTGAGACAGAAAATCGAGGAGAAACAAAAGCAGGCCAAGATGTCCAACTCCTATCAG GGCCATCCTCCAACCGCTGTGGGCTCCTGCAGTCTTTGCTCCTTTCCGTCTCCATTGCCCCAG GAGCTGGGAATGCGCTCGACCCTGGAGGAGAACAACTATCTGGATACAG GCTTCACTTCAAAGCCCAAACCCAACAGCACCCAGGACTCTCCTGCGTTGGAAAg GGGGCCCAAAGGACACCAGAGCTACACAGTGCCTCTGCAAACGGACGCCAATCTCCGACTCCACTTAGCAGAGAGGGAACAAGCCCTTCTGGCCTCGCAGGAGATGGTTCAG ATCCTTCAGATGAAGGTCCGCCGCTTGGAGCATCTCTTGCACCTGAAGAACGTCCGGATTGATGACCTCACCCGCCGCCTGCAGCAAGCGGAGCAGAGGCGGAAGTGA